In Streptomyces sp. ML-6, a single window of DNA contains:
- a CDS encoding plasmid partition protein translates to MFYIANVSPRSTGKTTNSAWMSHALHERGRKVIGFDADDSRQFSRWQAAGTYPFVVQQAATSAFHMNVPQMIPAGFEDGIGIVDVGHLEDHKGVGASVLRLADLAVINLPPSMNDVERMEELPTKEFIQDTAPLRPDSQPPATWVLLCKAPTGVTEIKQVREYLEDEGYNVFTTVVPSVVKYMRTHEGSDIQAKGSVFDELVTEMEERGLLP, encoded by the coding sequence ATGTTCTACATCGCCAATGTCAGCCCTCGCAGCACGGGCAAGACCACGAATTCCGCGTGGATGAGCCACGCCCTGCACGAGCGCGGACGTAAGGTGATCGGCTTCGACGCAGACGACTCGCGGCAGTTCAGCCGCTGGCAGGCCGCAGGCACCTATCCCTTCGTTGTCCAGCAGGCCGCCACGTCGGCCTTCCACATGAACGTCCCGCAGATGATCCCGGCCGGGTTCGAGGACGGCATCGGCATCGTGGACGTGGGCCACCTCGAGGACCACAAGGGCGTCGGCGCCTCTGTACTGCGCCTCGCCGACCTGGCCGTCATCAACCTCCCGCCGTCGATGAACGACGTCGAGCGCATGGAGGAACTCCCGACCAAGGAGTTCATCCAGGACACCGCGCCCCTGCGGCCGGACAGCCAGCCGCCCGCGACCTGGGTGCTCCTGTGCAAGGCCCCGACCGGCGTCACCGAGATCAAGCAGGTGCGGGAGTACCTGGAGGACGAGGGCTACAACGTCTTCACCACGGTGGTGCCGTCCGTGGTGAAGTACATGCGCACTCACGAAGGCAGCGACATCCAGGCCAAGGGCTCGGTGTTCGATGAACTCGTCACCGAGATGGAAGAGCGGGGTCTGCTGCCGTGA
- a CDS encoding GGDEF domain-containing protein — translation MDSVLRVQARIGQRALLLTTAALPLTGWAVHAVALHRQLAATRKDPLTGLLRRDAYTARARRILARHGDGVAVVMVDQDHFKAVNDDFGHPAGDAVLAATAARLTAWAGPHGAVGRLGGDEFAAVAQLPAGRLEQRLAQLVRMLHTPVVLDDGRTVDAAASVGAATPHAVGSRDLGPLQRAADAALYDGKHSGRAVLATRQHAMTPSVNGRRAGRPGTAVWRQAA, via the coding sequence ATGGACTCCGTCCTGCGCGTGCAGGCCCGAATCGGGCAGCGCGCACTCCTACTGACCACCGCCGCCCTGCCGTTGACCGGCTGGGCCGTGCACGCGGTCGCGCTGCACAGGCAGCTCGCCGCCACCCGCAAAGACCCGCTGACCGGGCTGCTGCGCCGCGACGCCTACACCGCCCGCGCCCGCCGCATCCTGGCCCGGCACGGTGACGGCGTGGCCGTGGTCATGGTCGACCAGGACCACTTCAAGGCCGTGAACGACGACTTCGGCCACCCGGCCGGGGACGCCGTCCTGGCCGCGACCGCCGCCCGGCTCACCGCATGGGCAGGCCCGCACGGCGCCGTCGGCCGCCTCGGAGGCGACGAGTTCGCCGCCGTCGCCCAGCTGCCCGCAGGGCGCCTGGAGCAGCGCCTCGCGCAGCTGGTCCGCATGCTGCACACCCCGGTCGTCCTGGACGACGGCCGCACCGTCGACGCCGCCGCCTCGGTCGGCGCCGCAACCCCGCACGCGGTCGGCTCCCGCGACCTGGGCCCGTTGCAACGGGCCGCCGACGCAGCCCTGTACGACGGAAAACACTCCGGCCGCGCCGTCCTCGCGACGCGGCAGCACGCCATGACGCCGTCCGTCAACGGCCGCCGGGCTGGCAGGCCGGGCACAGCCGTGTGGAGGCAGGCCGCATGA
- a CDS encoding ATP-binding protein — protein MEPLHIPTGTLCALIGPPGCGKSTFASRYPASWRVCLDEYRLAATDSMADQSATPVAARIQNLLLDARLSRNLPVLVDSTNVFAHVRAGLLARARYWQRPVIAVLFDLPLETVEARNAGRDRVVPLTIVREHHQLLPTPGQLHAEGFAAGHPVSELPTTPDALHQGTRH, from the coding sequence ATGGAACCGCTGCACATCCCCACCGGCACCCTCTGCGCCCTGATCGGCCCTCCGGGCTGCGGCAAGTCGACCTTCGCCAGCCGCTACCCGGCGAGCTGGAGGGTGTGCCTGGACGAGTACCGCCTGGCCGCGACCGACAGCATGGCGGATCAGTCCGCAACCCCGGTCGCCGCCCGGATCCAGAACCTGCTCCTGGACGCCCGGCTCTCCCGCAACCTGCCGGTCCTGGTGGACAGCACCAACGTGTTCGCCCACGTCAGGGCCGGGCTGCTCGCCCGCGCCCGCTACTGGCAACGCCCCGTCATCGCGGTCCTGTTCGACCTGCCGCTGGAGACCGTGGAAGCACGGAACGCGGGACGTGACCGGGTGGTCCCGCTGACCATCGTGCGCGAGCACCACCAACTGCTGCCCACCCCCGGCCAGCTGCACGCCGAGGGCTTCGCCGCAGGGCACCCGGTCTCCGAACTCCCGACCACGCCCGACGCCCTGCACCAGGGCACCCGCCACTGA
- a CDS encoding Pycsar system effector family protein, whose product MNTTASTDPTASTESATMNKNLDNGCADVAAEIARTDQKGSLLLAFDGAALAGLASLAEKDLPRPAQIAGGAAALTLVAAAVLLLLVVRPNLGGRTSVPGTFPYWAQMDAPAIRASMSADTRPARIEALSTSAYTKYKRLERAVDTILIALALLLAAAVLAVTG is encoded by the coding sequence ATGAACACCACCGCCAGCACCGACCCCACCGCCAGCACCGAGTCCGCCACGATGAACAAGAACCTGGACAACGGCTGTGCCGACGTCGCGGCGGAGATCGCACGCACGGACCAGAAGGGCTCTTTACTCCTCGCCTTCGACGGGGCGGCCCTTGCAGGCCTGGCCAGCCTCGCCGAAAAGGACCTTCCCCGGCCCGCCCAGATCGCCGGCGGTGCCGCCGCCCTCACCCTGGTCGCCGCCGCCGTACTGCTGCTCCTGGTCGTCCGGCCCAATCTCGGAGGCCGCACCTCGGTACCCGGAACCTTCCCGTACTGGGCCCAAATGGACGCGCCCGCCATCCGGGCCTCCATGAGCGCCGACACCCGACCCGCCCGCATCGAGGCCCTCTCCACCAGCGCCTACACCAAGTACAAGCGGCTGGAGCGGGCAGTCGACACGATTCTGATCGCGCTCGCCCTGCTCCTGGCCGCCGCTGTCCTCGCCGTCACCGGATGA
- a CDS encoding RRQRL motif-containing zinc-binding protein encodes MPPTRTTRRRTAARVPRSTTALPEYDRGAVPAGLVTRRDLRARNLSPGHNEGPVAILRCKLCATRPDWSCRHPTRGFLLRLDLAVPKRVPTLAQEWALDRAMAARTTCPRCKRRYEFCLPLRTQGVYDPCDKGYEPTPGTYTTPPAKHPLA; translated from the coding sequence ATGCCCCCAACCCGCACGACGCGGCGCCGCACAGCCGCCCGGGTACCGCGCAGCACCACGGCACTGCCCGAATACGACCGCGGCGCCGTGCCCGCCGGACTGGTCACACGGCGTGACCTAAGGGCAAGGAACCTCAGCCCCGGGCACAACGAGGGCCCGGTCGCGATCCTGCGCTGCAAACTGTGCGCCACCCGCCCGGACTGGTCCTGCCGCCACCCCACCCGCGGCTTCCTGCTCCGCCTCGACCTCGCAGTGCCCAAGAGAGTGCCGACACTCGCTCAGGAATGGGCACTGGACCGCGCAATGGCCGCGAGAACCACCTGCCCGCGATGTAAGCGCCGCTACGAATTCTGCCTCCCGCTGCGCACCCAGGGCGTCTACGACCCCTGCGACAAAGGCTACGAACCCACCCCCGGCACCTACACCACTCCCCCGGCCAAGCACCCGCTCGCCTGA
- a CDS encoding FtsK/SpoIIIE domain-containing protein, whose amino-acid sequence MTSRLPDRIIVDAEFVDDEPTTSTTDTDTAAADAADRPSLAARTATFLSAAALREATAVREGLRILGAERAGWFNSDSTLVTDAHVRADLLNDRYATWQQDQAREAQRLTEKAEALEKSADEKVAEASADGAGPGDHQRLGKDAEKLRSEAAAWRECVRQVELQPYTGHREPTAAELATHRKRMGNRRRWKAIAAGVAAGWGMLQFGGPTLLGGILSGLVAVGWAKGRFTTWRAAPPEVPQLDYAAPAAPVTASSSAATSPPGAAFIPHQASPAGPGFTNPAGAPGFTASWTPADTPSPAGPDEAELDCEETDQLTEAMLAAGAITEGTVRLARPDSITRVPGGWLAHVVLPKGDGVNVETVLPKLGQVAGEMGLDRARFFMDPVHASAGGNAKTIAVAAFQEDPFTEPRTSPLVGMDSVDVWEHGIPVAFDAFGTLVNLVMKDTSLALGGASRTGKGAALRGIIAGALLDLRVNLRLVDGKAPGQDRWRNLAATFIDEPGTKGAKRTRALLEALVADLDRRAAILKQYGMEQIDDPALIPELGGLELVVIDEAAAITGDRKHGAAIKEALSSLAARGLSFGIILVIATQVVTKGADGVLPRLVTGNITWKWAMRVTETTESNMALSQGAAKAGWDASTLDPAIRGMGILLADRYRRIRSLWLDGPDLLALIENITRIRTTAGRLRGQWNDPIEAAMRNLSTPPPGHAASPKPAAPADADEDLDEGLDDEFGPEDEAEEREHDGPGTEDDRSTGADGVPILLLRAHKAVLAAGGRMHTGPLAQALGYEDSRKLGIALNSILREVDVERPAGGQLRVPGTDKPGLGYYADTLATAIERYRG is encoded by the coding sequence GTGACATCCCGCCTGCCCGACCGGATCATCGTCGACGCCGAATTCGTCGACGACGAGCCCACCACCAGTACCACCGACACCGACACCGCTGCCGCCGATGCCGCCGACCGCCCCAGTCTGGCCGCCCGCACCGCCACCTTCCTCAGCGCGGCAGCCCTCCGCGAGGCCACCGCCGTCCGCGAGGGCCTGCGCATCCTGGGCGCGGAACGTGCCGGATGGTTCAACAGCGACAGCACCCTGGTCACCGACGCCCACGTCCGCGCCGATCTCCTCAACGACCGGTACGCCACCTGGCAGCAGGACCAGGCCCGCGAGGCGCAGCGCCTGACCGAGAAGGCCGAGGCGCTGGAGAAGTCGGCCGACGAGAAGGTGGCCGAGGCCAGTGCCGACGGTGCCGGTCCGGGCGACCACCAGCGTCTGGGCAAGGACGCGGAGAAGCTTCGGAGCGAGGCCGCCGCGTGGCGCGAGTGTGTCCGGCAGGTCGAGCTCCAGCCCTACACCGGACACCGCGAGCCCACCGCCGCCGAGCTCGCCACCCATCGCAAGCGGATGGGAAACCGCCGCCGCTGGAAGGCCATCGCGGCCGGTGTGGCCGCCGGGTGGGGCATGCTCCAGTTCGGCGGCCCCACACTCCTGGGCGGCATCCTGAGCGGGCTGGTGGCCGTCGGCTGGGCGAAGGGACGGTTCACCACCTGGCGCGCGGCCCCGCCCGAGGTCCCCCAGCTCGACTACGCCGCCCCCGCCGCCCCGGTCACCGCGTCCTCATCTGCCGCCACGAGCCCTCCCGGCGCGGCCTTCATCCCCCATCAGGCCTCCCCGGCCGGGCCGGGGTTCACCAACCCGGCCGGTGCTCCGGGCTTCACCGCCTCCTGGACACCGGCCGACACCCCCTCCCCTGCCGGGCCCGACGAGGCAGAGCTGGACTGCGAGGAGACCGACCAGCTCACCGAGGCGATGCTCGCCGCCGGAGCGATCACCGAGGGCACCGTCCGCCTTGCCCGGCCCGACTCGATCACCCGCGTGCCCGGCGGGTGGCTCGCGCACGTCGTTCTGCCCAAGGGCGATGGGGTGAACGTGGAGACCGTCCTGCCCAAGCTTGGGCAGGTCGCTGGGGAGATGGGTCTGGACCGGGCCAGGTTCTTCATGGACCCGGTCCATGCCTCGGCCGGCGGAAACGCCAAGACCATCGCCGTCGCCGCCTTCCAGGAGGACCCGTTCACCGAGCCGCGGACCTCCCCCCTGGTCGGCATGGACTCGGTCGATGTCTGGGAGCACGGCATCCCCGTCGCCTTCGACGCCTTCGGCACCCTGGTCAATCTGGTCATGAAGGACACCAGCCTGGCACTTGGCGGGGCCTCCCGCACCGGCAAGGGCGCGGCCCTGCGCGGCATCATCGCCGGTGCCCTGCTGGACCTGCGGGTGAACCTCCGGCTCGTCGACGGTAAAGCCCCCGGCCAGGACCGCTGGAGGAACCTGGCCGCGACCTTCATCGACGAACCCGGCACCAAGGGCGCCAAACGCACCCGCGCCCTGCTCGAGGCCCTGGTCGCCGACCTGGACCGCCGTGCCGCGATCCTCAAGCAGTACGGGATGGAGCAGATCGACGACCCCGCCCTGATCCCCGAGCTCGGCGGCCTCGAGCTGGTGGTCATCGACGAGGCCGCGGCCATCACCGGCGACCGCAAACACGGCGCGGCGATCAAGGAAGCACTCTCCTCGCTCGCAGCCCGCGGTCTCTCGTTCGGCATCATCCTCGTCATCGCCACCCAGGTCGTCACCAAGGGCGCCGACGGTGTGCTGCCCCGCCTGGTCACCGGCAACATCACCTGGAAATGGGCGATGCGGGTCACCGAGACCACCGAATCCAACATGGCGCTGAGCCAGGGCGCGGCCAAGGCCGGCTGGGACGCCTCCACGCTCGATCCGGCGATCCGAGGCATGGGCATCCTGCTCGCCGACCGCTACCGCCGCATCCGCTCCCTCTGGCTCGACGGCCCCGACCTCCTCGCCCTGATCGAGAACATCACCCGCATCCGCACCACCGCCGGCCGCCTCCGCGGGCAGTGGAACGACCCGATCGAGGCCGCGATGCGCAACCTGAGCACCCCGCCTCCCGGACACGCTGCGTCACCGAAACCGGCCGCTCCGGCCGACGCGGACGAAGACCTCGACGAGGGCCTGGACGACGAATTCGGCCCCGAGGACGAAGCCGAGGAGAGAGAACACGACGGCCCCGGCACCGAGGACGACAGGTCCACCGGCGCCGACGGCGTGCCCATCCTCCTGCTGCGCGCACACAAGGCGGTGCTCGCCGCGGGAGGCCGGATGCACACAGGACCGCTCGCCCAGGCCCTCGGCTACGAGGACTCGCGGAAGCTCGGGATCGCCCTCAACAGCATCCTGCGGGAGGTCGACGTCGAACGCCCGGCAGGCGGCCAGCTCCGTGTCCCCGGCACCGACAAACCCGGCCTCGGCTACTACGCCGACACCCTCGCCACCGCCATCGAAAGATACCGAGGGTGA
- a CDS encoding DUF2637 domain-containing protein has translation MEHEKEPVPQERALTRGQGVVLGAAAVPMLVVGGIGAAGTYTNMRAHFSESATALGVVAAGEGATLVLALVLVGLTLLGQSSPPAVRLGLWALPAVASATGAVVAEDTTEAVVYSVTPMAMCVAAEGIGLLARRVVIYRTRVDMEAQRRNARTLQKLAVQRALATNHPDEKARKKADRKSWRLARRVGVGDDGLGTGLVTVQRDRMTAGADTALTAMFAPAVTPALAASVTPALEPGAPAAPSVTPSVTDGTVRDTGGTAPAGAVTDTVTQVSPETGNDPSQGGETVTPLPRHTVTATDTEGVTETVTDHAEKAVTDETVTGEQYTVTLEDLAAVAGVPVPVPGEHLTDEQLAVVLRHLRYREDPPRSYRRAVGDFRDAGYVGSEKRVRRVWGELMSSEETDTPAEPDSEHESTDEDDEEEAAPRP, from the coding sequence ATGGAGCACGAAAAGGAACCGGTCCCGCAGGAGCGGGCCCTGACCAGAGGCCAGGGGGTGGTGCTGGGAGCCGCAGCCGTCCCGATGCTCGTCGTCGGCGGGATCGGAGCCGCAGGTACCTATACGAACATGCGGGCGCATTTTTCTGAGTCCGCGACGGCGCTCGGGGTCGTCGCGGCCGGTGAGGGCGCCACCCTGGTCCTGGCCCTCGTCCTGGTCGGGCTGACCCTGCTGGGGCAGTCCTCGCCCCCGGCGGTGCGGCTCGGTCTGTGGGCGCTGCCCGCGGTGGCCTCCGCCACCGGCGCGGTCGTCGCCGAGGACACGACGGAGGCCGTCGTCTATTCGGTGACCCCGATGGCGATGTGCGTGGCCGCGGAGGGCATCGGACTCCTGGCCCGCAGGGTGGTGATCTACCGCACGCGCGTCGACATGGAGGCCCAGCGCCGCAACGCCAGGACGCTGCAGAAACTTGCGGTGCAGAGGGCACTGGCCACGAACCACCCCGACGAGAAGGCCCGCAAGAAGGCGGATCGCAAGTCCTGGCGGCTGGCCCGCCGGGTCGGTGTCGGTGACGACGGCCTTGGGACCGGCCTGGTGACCGTCCAGCGCGACCGGATGACGGCCGGTGCGGACACCGCGCTCACCGCGATGTTCGCCCCGGCCGTCACACCGGCCCTTGCCGCGTCCGTCACACCCGCCCTCGAACCGGGGGCACCCGCCGCACCGTCCGTCACGCCGTCCGTGACGGACGGGACCGTTCGGGACACCGGCGGCACGGCCCCGGCAGGGGCCGTCACGGACACAGTCACGCAGGTCAGCCCGGAAACGGGCAACGATCCGTCACAGGGCGGGGAAACCGTCACGCCCCTGCCCCGTCACACCGTCACGGCCACCGACACGGAGGGTGTGACGGAAACCGTCACGGACCACGCCGAGAAGGCCGTCACGGACGAGACCGTCACGGGTGAGCAGTACACCGTGACGCTGGAGGACCTCGCGGCCGTCGCGGGCGTCCCGGTCCCCGTACCGGGCGAACACCTGACTGACGAGCAGCTCGCGGTCGTGCTGCGCCACCTCCGCTACCGCGAGGACCCTCCCCGGTCCTACCGCCGGGCTGTGGGCGACTTCCGTGACGCTGGATACGTCGGCAGCGAGAAGCGGGTCCGCAGGGTCTGGGGCGAGCTCATGTCGTCCGAGGAGACCGACACCCCTGCCGAGCCGGACTCCGAGCACGAGAGCACGGACGAGGACGACGAGGAAGAGGCCGCTCCCCGGCCCTGA
- a CDS encoding WhiB family transcriptional regulator, translated as MTLARLSPTAARLACRPALQAAVDAGARCGQDRYRELFDRNPQSSPVTWSVQQAAARQFCAECPVRPACEELALRDGIGDRSCDGLVRGGRTGQELAIDREIRQPARLAAVAAADRQHLLVLAVAACERFTLDYTMEAGPITRQGLRRDAVERIGAIAMRAADRGEAWNIAVYNAAGADITDEFDFARNDFGDLPLAA; from the coding sequence ATGACGCTCGCCCGGCTCTCCCCCACCGCTGCTCGCCTTGCCTGCCGCCCCGCGCTCCAGGCCGCCGTCGACGCCGGCGCCCGCTGTGGCCAGGACCGATACCGGGAACTGTTCGACCGCAACCCCCAGTCGTCGCCCGTGACTTGGTCGGTGCAGCAGGCGGCCGCCCGGCAGTTCTGCGCCGAGTGCCCGGTCCGTCCGGCCTGCGAGGAGCTCGCGCTGCGGGACGGTATCGGCGACCGCTCGTGCGACGGCCTGGTCCGTGGCGGCCGCACCGGCCAGGAGTTGGCCATCGACCGGGAGATCCGCCAGCCCGCCCGCCTTGCTGCCGTGGCCGCAGCAGACCGGCAGCACCTCCTGGTACTCGCCGTCGCAGCCTGTGAGCGGTTCACGCTCGACTACACGATGGAAGCCGGGCCCATCACCAGGCAGGGACTGCGGCGCGACGCCGTGGAACGGATCGGGGCGATAGCCATGCGCGCCGCTGACCGGGGCGAGGCCTGGAACATCGCCGTCTACAACGCGGCTGGCGCTGATATCACCGACGAATTCGATTTTGCCCGCAATGACTTCGGCGACCTTCCGCTCGCGGCCTGA
- a CDS encoding GntR family transcriptional regulator codes for MSRGPRKQPKYRQIADALRAAIDAGEYRPGDRLPGENPLAAKYGVAAMTARQALNALKNERLVESRKGAGFFVRSFTPIRSRRVTRLSRERWRAGQSVFEADDNRALTTDSQVLGDVIPPAAIARVLQLPEGEMAFARSRRHIVEGRPVLLSTSYLPRDLVAGTAITQADTGAGGIYARLTEQGAEPVHFREEVAIRMPSADDSAGLNLPSDTPVIKICRTAFTADGHAVEVNEMTLDSAAYVLEYDFDA; via the coding sequence ATGTCTCGCGGACCACGCAAGCAACCGAAGTACCGCCAGATCGCTGACGCCCTGCGGGCTGCGATCGACGCGGGCGAATACCGCCCGGGGGATCGCCTGCCTGGCGAGAATCCACTAGCAGCCAAGTACGGCGTAGCAGCCATGACCGCACGTCAGGCGCTCAACGCACTCAAAAATGAAAGGCTGGTCGAGTCCCGCAAAGGCGCCGGCTTCTTCGTCCGATCCTTCACGCCGATCCGCAGCCGACGCGTCACTCGCCTCTCCCGGGAACGTTGGCGTGCAGGTCAGTCAGTCTTCGAAGCCGACGACAATCGAGCGCTGACCACGGACAGCCAAGTACTGGGAGACGTCATCCCGCCAGCAGCAATTGCTCGCGTCCTGCAGCTCCCCGAGGGCGAAATGGCCTTCGCCCGCTCTCGACGGCACATCGTGGAGGGGCGGCCAGTGCTGCTCTCAACGTCGTACCTGCCTCGCGATCTAGTGGCTGGTACGGCAATCACTCAGGCAGACACGGGGGCAGGAGGCATCTATGCGCGGCTTACCGAACAAGGAGCCGAGCCGGTCCACTTCCGTGAGGAAGTAGCGATCCGCATGCCATCGGCTGACGATTCCGCTGGCCTCAACCTGCCTAGCGATACGCCGGTGATCAAGATTTGCCGCACCGCGTTCACAGCAGACGGCCACGCGGTGGAGGTCAACGAAATGACCCTGGATTCTGCGGCTTATGTTCTGGAGTACGACTTCGACGCGTAA
- a CDS encoding DciA family protein encodes MTTTTTPTATTGTTTASGVDLARVALQNALAAAKTRPSQPRRRTGAAASRRGSDGRDPMGLGDAIKRMMTERGWNTAAAGGSVLDQWPTIAPTLVGKVAAVRFDEETRTLHLRPVSPAYRTQLTLHQARFINQINAVVGPGTVHHLMLLAPGAVDAPGPGTAGAAVPHTPTPAPGPAARPEQPRPRHPGYLAALDAHRAAGGASETALAPLIREAADRQTQALLQNREPEAAFTEIAAQNPFRIPCWRVA; translated from the coding sequence ATGACCACCACCACGACCCCGACCGCGACGACCGGCACCACCACGGCCTCCGGCGTCGACCTGGCCCGCGTCGCACTCCAGAACGCCCTCGCGGCGGCCAAGACCCGCCCGTCGCAGCCACGGCGCCGCACCGGTGCGGCGGCCTCCCGGCGCGGCAGCGACGGGCGCGACCCGATGGGCCTGGGCGACGCCATCAAGCGGATGATGACCGAGCGCGGCTGGAACACCGCCGCGGCCGGCGGAAGCGTCCTCGACCAGTGGCCCACCATCGCCCCCACCCTCGTGGGCAAGGTCGCCGCCGTACGGTTCGACGAGGAGACCCGCACCCTGCACCTGCGCCCCGTCTCACCCGCATACCGCACCCAACTCACCCTCCACCAGGCCCGGTTCATCAACCAGATCAACGCCGTCGTCGGCCCCGGCACCGTGCACCACCTGATGCTCCTCGCCCCCGGGGCCGTCGACGCCCCCGGCCCGGGCACGGCCGGGGCGGCCGTGCCGCACACCCCGACCCCGGCACCCGGCCCAGCCGCGCGGCCCGAGCAGCCCCGGCCCCGGCACCCCGGCTACCTCGCCGCCCTAGACGCCCACCGCGCCGCCGGCGGCGCTTCCGAGACCGCGCTCGCGCCCCTCATCCGGGAGGCCGCCGACCGCCAGACCCAAGCCCTTCTCCAGAACCGCGAACCCGAGGCGGCCTTCACCGAGATCGCCGCCCAGAACCCGTTTCGTATCCCCTGCTGGCGAGTAGCCTGA
- a CDS encoding DUF6192 family protein, translating to MPEENSNVGEVTLSRYEQIVAELRDVVEQQTRGQFTIGDRALEIEPMRETGGGVPTDPEWSVTATLTRLAEDIGLKFSTVKSARWTSSRWPADRRQPGVSFTVHRTLAFIEDEEERFAVILTPPEGKTRWVPDDARRYVGNQVETPITPQEKITAIHSLAQDDQVAAAVTSVFLKRPEVTASVTPVDRARVVEEFTRDEHVATTAATNLLRRPDIAFKAMSDDHARFQVNHAQNERSRQAREHFEDTSPVAPAVRNIDRTVEFLDLVTACHAFVAAAGRTVPGLRDRTLSEDEGVIVHQNVAKVRATLDWIETAVDTGKVDMDDELAAMLRGE from the coding sequence ATGCCGGAGGAGAACAGCAACGTCGGAGAAGTGACCTTGTCCCGCTACGAGCAGATCGTGGCCGAGCTGCGGGACGTGGTCGAACAGCAGACGCGCGGGCAGTTCACGATCGGGGACCGCGCCCTGGAGATCGAGCCGATGCGGGAGACGGGCGGCGGGGTGCCGACCGATCCGGAGTGGTCGGTGACCGCGACGCTGACGCGGCTGGCCGAGGATATCGGCCTGAAGTTCAGCACGGTGAAGTCGGCGAGGTGGACGTCCTCGCGATGGCCGGCCGACCGTCGTCAGCCCGGTGTCTCCTTCACCGTTCACCGGACGCTGGCCTTCATCGAGGACGAGGAGGAGCGGTTCGCCGTCATCCTCACTCCGCCCGAGGGCAAAACCCGGTGGGTGCCGGACGACGCCCGCCGCTACGTGGGCAACCAGGTCGAGACGCCCATCACGCCCCAGGAGAAGATCACCGCCATCCACTCCCTGGCCCAGGACGACCAGGTCGCCGCAGCGGTGACCAGCGTGTTCCTGAAACGTCCGGAGGTGACGGCCTCGGTCACCCCGGTGGACAGGGCCCGGGTGGTGGAGGAGTTCACCCGCGACGAGCACGTCGCCACCACGGCGGCGACGAACCTGCTCCGGCGGCCGGACATCGCGTTCAAGGCGATGAGCGACGACCACGCCCGCTTCCAGGTCAACCATGCCCAGAACGAACGCTCCCGACAAGCCCGCGAGCACTTCGAGGACACCAGCCCGGTCGCCCCGGCGGTCCGCAACATCGACCGGACAGTGGAGTTCCTCGACCTGGTCACCGCCTGCCACGCGTTCGTCGCCGCGGCCGGTCGCACCGTCCCCGGCCTGCGCGACCGGACCTTGTCCGAGGACGAAGGCGTCATCGTCCACCAGAACGTCGCCAAGGTGAGAGCGACGCTGGACTGGATCGAGACCGCGGTCGACACCGGCAAGGTCGACATGGACGACGAGCTCGCGGCCATGCTGCGGGGCGAGTAG
- a CDS encoding RacP protein, whose translation MPRASRRKGDAARRHADTVRFVLFEARPAGLEFHQLVRASALSPHQVRSGLAALKDEAASKGWPPLIWTRSDGYQLGAERAALEAYERQVVGEKLTQFRRFITGTVAPHAAAHPNDKWVRHIVAQLNSIESTLDLVASA comes from the coding sequence GTGCCCCGCGCCTCCCGGCGCAAGGGAGACGCCGCCAGACGGCACGCGGACACCGTCCGCTTCGTCCTCTTCGAGGCCCGCCCAGCCGGGCTGGAGTTCCACCAGCTGGTCAGGGCCAGCGCACTGTCCCCTCACCAGGTCCGCTCGGGCCTCGCGGCGCTGAAGGACGAGGCCGCATCCAAGGGCTGGCCCCCGCTGATCTGGACCCGCAGCGACGGCTACCAGCTCGGCGCAGAACGGGCCGCGCTGGAGGCATACGAACGGCAGGTGGTGGGCGAGAAGCTGACCCAGTTCCGCCGGTTCATCACCGGCACCGTCGCCCCGCACGCCGCCGCCCACCCGAACGACAAGTGGGTACGGCACATCGTCGCCCAGCTCAACTCCATCGAATCCACCCTCGACCTCGTCGCCTCAGCCTGA